The following proteins are co-located in the Pseudomonas fluorescens genome:
- the mrdA gene encoding penicillin-binding protein 2, whose translation MPEPIPIKDHEKENRLVNKRLLACALLVIGITCALVGRMYFLQVVQYDYHSTISENNRVHVLPITPTRGLIYDRNGVVLADNRPSYNLTITRERTTDLKGELDAIVNLLHLPAEDRAVFDKALKQARHPFVPVTLFYELTEEQIALLAVNEFRLPGVDVEPQFVRHYPLGAHFAHSIGYVGRINEKESKALDSVEYRGTQSIGKTGIERFYESELHGHVGYEEVETNAQGRVLRVLKHTDPIPGKNIVLSLDVKLQEAAEEALGDRRGSVVALDPQTGEVLAMVSKPSFDPNLFVTGISFKEYAALHDSIDRPLFNRVLRGLYAPGSTIKPEVAIAGLDSGVVTAQTRVFDPGYYQLPDFDHKYRNWNHSGDGWVDMDAAIMRSNDTYFYDLAHKLGIDRLHDYLAEFGLGQKVSLDMFEESAGLMPSQAWKRATRRQPWFPGETVILGIGQGYMQVTPLQLAQATALIANKGVWNRPHLAKTINGVPPVDENPMPNVVLKDPRDWEQVNHGMQLVMHDPRGIARAAALGAQYRIAGKSGTAQVVAIKQGERYNRNKTLERHRDNALFVGFAPAEHPKIVISVMIENGEAGGRVAGPVVRQIMDAWLLDQEGHLKPQYATPAKAPGDPHV comes from the coding sequence GATTGGCATCACCTGTGCGCTGGTCGGGCGTATGTATTTCCTGCAGGTGGTGCAGTACGACTATCACTCGACGATTTCCGAAAACAACCGCGTCCACGTATTGCCGATTACGCCGACTCGCGGGCTGATTTATGACCGTAATGGCGTGGTGCTGGCCGACAACCGTCCCAGCTATAACCTGACTATCACTCGCGAGCGCACCACCGACCTCAAGGGCGAACTGGACGCCATCGTCAACTTGCTGCATTTGCCGGCCGAAGATCGCGCTGTGTTCGACAAGGCGCTGAAGCAGGCCCGACATCCTTTTGTGCCCGTTACGTTGTTCTACGAATTGACCGAAGAGCAGATCGCCTTATTGGCGGTTAACGAGTTCCGCCTGCCCGGTGTCGACGTCGAGCCGCAATTCGTGCGCCATTACCCTCTGGGCGCGCATTTCGCCCATTCGATTGGCTACGTCGGCCGAATCAATGAAAAAGAATCCAAGGCGCTTGATTCGGTGGAGTACCGTGGCACCCAGTCCATCGGCAAGACCGGTATCGAGCGCTTCTACGAGTCCGAACTGCACGGCCATGTCGGTTATGAAGAGGTCGAGACCAATGCCCAGGGTCGCGTATTACGCGTGCTCAAGCACACCGATCCGATCCCCGGCAAAAACATCGTCCTGAGCCTCGATGTCAAACTCCAGGAAGCCGCCGAAGAGGCCTTGGGCGACCGCCGTGGTTCGGTCGTCGCCCTCGACCCGCAAACCGGTGAAGTGCTGGCCATGGTCAGCAAGCCGAGCTTTGACCCGAACCTGTTCGTCACCGGTATCAGCTTCAAGGAATACGCTGCGCTGCACGACTCCATCGATCGGCCGCTGTTCAACCGCGTGCTGCGCGGGCTTTACGCGCCGGGTTCGACGATCAAGCCGGAAGTGGCCATCGCCGGTCTGGACAGTGGTGTGGTTACCGCACAAACCCGGGTGTTCGACCCCGGTTACTACCAGTTGCCCGATTTCGACCATAAATACCGCAACTGGAACCACAGCGGCGACGGCTGGGTGGACATGGACGCGGCCATCATGCGCTCCAATGACACCTACTTTTACGACCTGGCCCATAAACTGGGCATCGACCGCCTGCACGACTACCTGGCCGAATTTGGCCTCGGTCAGAAGGTCTCCCTCGACATGTTCGAAGAGTCGGCCGGCTTGATGCCTTCCCAGGCCTGGAAACGTGCGACACGCCGTCAACCCTGGTTCCCGGGCGAAACCGTAATCCTTGGCATTGGCCAGGGTTACATGCAGGTCACGCCGTTGCAGCTCGCGCAGGCCACAGCGTTGATCGCCAACAAAGGTGTATGGAACCGGCCGCACTTGGCCAAGACCATCAATGGCGTGCCGCCGGTCGACGAAAACCCCATGCCCAATGTGGTTCTGAAAGATCCGCGTGATTGGGAGCAGGTCAACCACGGCATGCAACTGGTGATGCACGACCCGCGTGGTATCGCCCGTGCGGCGGCGCTTGGCGCCCAATACCGGATTGCTGGCAAAAGTGGTACCGCGCAGGTGGTGGCGATCAAGCAAGGTGAGCGCTACAACCGTAACAAGACCCTTGAGCGCCATCGTGATAACGCCCTGTTCGTTGGCTTCGCTCCGGCTGAACACCCGAAAATCGTGATCTCGGTGATGATTGAGAACGGCGAGGCCGGTGGCCGCGTGGCAGGTCCCGTGGTGCGGCAAATCATGGACGCCTGGCTGCTCGACCAGGAAGGCCACCTGAAGCCGCAGTATGCGACGCCCGCCAAAGCGCCAGGTGACCCGCACGTTTAA
- a CDS encoding GFA family protein has product MTDPLNGSCFCKAVRYQIDSLDMPISHCHCDSCRKVHAAAFVSTAGVMREHFRWTQGEHLLSAFESSPGKLRHFCSRCGSHLVAERGHQPHVIVRVATLDDDPGVRPTSHIWTAHDVPWLAYESLEQWGEWKA; this is encoded by the coding sequence ATGACTGACCCATTGAATGGAAGTTGCTTCTGCAAAGCGGTGCGCTATCAAATTGACAGCCTGGATATGCCCATCAGCCACTGCCATTGCGACAGCTGCCGCAAGGTGCATGCCGCCGCATTTGTGAGCACGGCCGGGGTGATGCGCGAGCACTTTCGCTGGACGCAGGGTGAACACCTGTTGTCGGCGTTTGAGTCATCGCCGGGCAAACTCAGGCATTTCTGCTCGCGCTGCGGCTCACATCTGGTGGCAGAGCGCGGGCATCAGCCCCATGTGATCGTGCGGGTGGCGACACTGGATGATGATCCGGGTGTCCGGCCCACCTCGCACATCTGGACAGCCCATGACGTGCCCTGGCTGGCTTATGAAAGCCTGGAACAATGGGGCGAGTGGAAAGCCTGA
- a CDS encoding SRPBCC family protein, translating into MHVLDRIERKVLLNASRKQVWEALTDAEQFGSWFGIALKGKTFAAGETIEAPITYPGYEHVVWKARIERVLPQTLFSFRWHPYAVEKDVDYDKETPTLVEFTLEDRAPGILLRVVESGFDAVPEARRQKAFKMNSRGWDEQMSNIETYLGQARRA; encoded by the coding sequence ATGCATGTATTAGATCGCATCGAACGAAAGGTCCTGCTCAACGCTTCACGCAAACAGGTCTGGGAAGCACTCACCGATGCTGAGCAATTCGGTAGCTGGTTCGGCATTGCCCTCAAGGGTAAAACCTTTGCTGCTGGGGAAACCATCGAGGCGCCGATAACCTACCCCGGCTACGAACATGTGGTGTGGAAGGCCAGGATCGAACGCGTCCTGCCACAAACGCTGTTCTCTTTCCGCTGGCATCCCTACGCGGTGGAGAAGGACGTGGACTACGACAAGGAAACACCGACCCTGGTCGAATTCACCCTCGAAGATCGCGCGCCCGGCATCCTGCTACGGGTAGTCGAATCAGGCTTCGATGCGGTGCCCGAGGCCCGACGCCAGAAAGCGTTCAAGATGAATTCCCGTGGCTGGGATGAGCAAATGAGCAACATCGAAACCTATCTCGGCCAGGCCCGTCGCGCTTGA